One window from the genome of Acidihalobacter ferrooxydans encodes:
- the istA gene encoding IS21 family transposase — MPTPRVPMRKIHEVLRLKHDAGLSHAKIARAVGLSKGAVSKYISLTAAQGIGWPTALTEAQLEARLFPAAPRASERVEPDFAALHTELKRKGVTRQLLWSEYVAAAGDRAYRYSQYCQLYRDWRARQRRSMRQVHRAGEKTFFDYAGPTVPVIDPASGEIRRAQVFVAVLGASSYTYAEATWTQSLPDWIGSHRRALEFFGGSSALWVPDNLKSAVAQASRYDPTPNSTYAEMAQHYGAAILPARPYKPKDKAKVEVGVQLVERWILARLRHRRFFSLGELNAAIRTLLDALNHRPFQKQPHSRAELFEALDKPALKPLPAQAYEYAEWRVAKPGIDYHLAIGDKLYSVPHALVGHKLDVRLTAATVEVFHKGHRVAVHPRDIPGRHATIPDHMPKSHRAHAQWSPGRFLNWASDIGPSTHAVVRHQLHDRPHPEHGYRACLGLLSHARRYGKARLEAACRRALMIGAPTYRSITSILAKGLDQQTPHETDATPLPDHANVRGAGYYH; from the coding sequence ATGCCAACACCGAGGGTTCCTATGCGAAAAATCCACGAGGTTCTGCGTCTGAAACATGATGCGGGTTTGAGTCACGCGAAGATCGCCCGCGCGGTTGGCTTGTCCAAGGGCGCGGTATCGAAGTACATCAGTCTGACGGCGGCCCAGGGCATCGGCTGGCCAACGGCGTTGACAGAGGCACAGCTCGAAGCGCGCTTGTTTCCGGCGGCGCCGCGGGCATCGGAGCGCGTTGAGCCGGACTTTGCCGCCCTGCACACCGAGCTGAAGCGCAAGGGCGTCACGCGGCAGCTGTTGTGGTCGGAGTATGTCGCCGCCGCAGGCGACAGGGCATACCGCTACAGCCAGTACTGCCAGCTCTATCGGGACTGGCGGGCGCGCCAGCGCCGCAGCATGCGGCAGGTCCACCGCGCCGGCGAGAAGACGTTCTTCGACTACGCCGGGCCGACCGTGCCGGTGATCGACCCGGCCAGCGGCGAGATTCGCCGGGCACAGGTCTTCGTCGCCGTGCTGGGTGCATCGAGCTACACCTATGCCGAGGCGACCTGGACGCAGTCGCTGCCGGATTGGATCGGCAGTCACCGCCGGGCGCTGGAATTCTTTGGCGGCTCCAGCGCCCTGTGGGTGCCGGACAACCTCAAATCCGCCGTGGCGCAGGCCAGCCGCTACGATCCGACGCCCAATTCGACCTATGCCGAGATGGCCCAGCACTACGGCGCCGCCATCCTGCCCGCGCGGCCCTACAAGCCCAAGGACAAGGCCAAGGTCGAGGTCGGCGTGCAGCTGGTCGAGCGCTGGATTCTGGCCCGGCTGCGGCACCGGCGGTTTTTTTCGCTGGGTGAGCTCAACGCCGCCATCCGCACGCTGCTCGATGCGCTCAATCACCGGCCGTTCCAGAAGCAGCCGCACAGCCGCGCCGAGCTGTTCGAGGCACTGGACAAACCGGCCCTCAAGCCGCTGCCGGCGCAAGCCTACGAGTACGCCGAGTGGCGGGTGGCCAAGCCCGGCATCGACTACCATCTGGCCATCGGCGACAAGCTCTACAGCGTCCCGCACGCCCTGGTCGGCCACAAGCTCGACGTGCGCCTGACCGCCGCAACGGTCGAGGTGTTTCACAAGGGCCACCGGGTCGCTGTGCATCCCCGCGACATCCCGGGCCGGCACGCCACCATACCCGATCACATGCCCAAGTCGCACCGCGCCCATGCGCAGTGGTCGCCCGGTCGCTTCCTGAATTGGGCTTCCGACATCGGTCCGTCAACCCATGCCGTCGTCCGCCATCAGCTGCATGACCGGCCGCACCCCGAGCACGGTTACCGCGCCTGCCTGGGGCTGCTCAGCCATGCCCGGCGCTACGGCAAGGCCCGGCTCGAAGCCGCCTGCCGGCGGGCGCTGATGATCGGCGCGCCGACTTATCGCTCCATCACCTCGATTCTGGCCAAGGGCCTCGATCAGCAGACACCGCACGAGACCGACGCCACCCCCTTGCCGGATCACGCCAATGTCCGCGGCGCCGGCTACTACCACTGA